The Brassica oleracea var. oleracea cultivar TO1000 chromosome C6, BOL, whole genome shotgun sequence genome includes a region encoding these proteins:
- the LOC106298644 gene encoding uncharacterized protein LOC106298644, which yields MSFACLVCHSVESPSHSFRSYSVSSSDNEGRCSVIASCLTRKSLIQAARSNTFPASSSKVTPQPNFQAGDLMITQGASPRLVRSRAGRRDWNFNEIEAGP from the coding sequence ATGAGCTTTGCGTGCCTTGTGTGTCACAGTGTAGAGAGCCCGTCCCACTCGTTTAGAAGCTACTCTGTATCTAGCTCAGACAACGAAGGAAGATGCTCCGTGATTGCTAGCTGCCTCACTAGAAAATCACTCATTCAAGCTGCAAGATCCAACACTTTCCCTGCATCTTCCTCAAAGGTAACACCACAGCCAAATTTCCAGGCAGGTGATCTGATGATAACACAAGGAGCTTCGCCACGGTTAGTGCGAAGCCGTGCAGGGAGAAGAGACTGGAACTTCAACGAAATCGAGGCAGGGCCTTAA
- the LOC106298291 gene encoding angio-associated migratory cell protein-like yields MSNRDMNNPAMEEEDEGDVFLGESDVLHEIDVDGEDLPDAYDEDDNDNDNDDEVFDENDDSVHTFTGHKGELYALACSPLDPTLVATGGGDDKAFLWKIGNGDWAAELPAHKDSVSSLAFSYDGQLLASGALDGVVQIFDASSGTLKCVLDGPGSGIEWVKWHPRGHIVLAGSEDCSMWMWNADKEAYLNMFSGHNQSVTCGDFTPDGKLICTGSDDASLIVWNPKTCESIHVVKGHPFHTEGLICLDINSNSSLAISGSKDGSVHIVNIVTGKVVSSLSSHTESVECVKFSPSSATIPMAATGGMDKKLVIWDLQHSTPRFICEHAEGVTCVSWIGTSKYLATGCADGTVSVWDSLLGNCVHTFHGHQDAVQSISVSANTEFIVSVSVDHTARVYDTSEFQNKME; encoded by the exons ATGAGTAACAGGGATATGAATAATCCAGCAATGGAAGAAGAAGACGAGGGAGACGTTTTCCTCGGTGAATCCGATGTCCTCCATGAAATCGATGTCGACGGAGAAG ATCTTCCTGACGCATATGATGAAGATGATAATGACAACGACAATGATGATGAAGTGTTTG ATGAAAACGATGACTCAGTTCACACCTTCACCGGTCACAAAG GTGAGCTTTATGCATTGGCATGTAGCCCTCTAGACCCCACTCTAGTAGCAACCGGAGGCGGAGATGACAAAGCCTTCCTCTGGAAAATCGGCAACGGAGATTGGGCTGCTGAGCTTCCCGCTCACAAAGACTCTGTTTCTTCTCTAGCTTTTAGCTACGACGGACAGTTACTTGCCTCTGGAGCGTTGGACGGTGTCGTTCAGATCTTTGATGCATCCTCGGGGACTTTGAAATGTGTTTTAGACGGTCCTGGTAGTGGCATCGAG TGGGTGAAGTGGCATCCGAGAGGACACATTGTGTTGGCTGGTTCAGAAGATTGTTCTATGTGGATGTGGAATGCTGATAAAGAGGCTTATCTTAATATGTTCTCTGGTCACAATCAGAGTGTCACTTGCGGTGACTTCACTCCTGACGGTAAACTAATCTGTACCGGCTCTGATGATGCTAGTTTGATTGTGTGGAACCCAAAGACTTGTGAAAGCATTCATGTGGTTAAAG GTCATCCGTTTCATACGGAAGGGTTGATATGCTTGGACATTAACTCCAACTCCAGTCTCGCTATCAGTGGCTCTAAAGACGGTTCTGTTCACATTGTCAATATAGTCACTGGAAAG GTTGTGAGCTCTCTGAGTTCTCATACAGAGTCAGTTGAATGCGTGAAGTTTTCACCAAGCTCCGCAACTATCCCTATGGCTGCAACAGGTGGGATGGACAAGAAGCTTGTAATCTGGGATCTGCAACACTCAACTCCTAGGTTCATCTGCGAGCACGCG GAAGGTGTGACATGCGTGAGTTGGATAGGAACCTCAAAGTACTTAGCCACAGGCTGTGCTGATGGTACAGTGAGCGTTTGGGACAGCTTATTAGGCAACTGCGTCCACACCTTCCATGGCCACCAGGATGCGGTCCAGTCCATCTCAGTTTCCGCCAACACCGAGTTCATTGTGTCGGTCTCTGTTGATCACACTGCTCGTGTCTATGACACATCTGAGTTCCAAAACAAAATGGAATAG
- the LOC106296659 gene encoding somatic embryogenesis receptor kinase 1 isoform X2 encodes MSLLSCFLSSYCPITPLLILKVCCDALHTLRVTLVDPNNVLQSWDPTLVNPCTWFHVTCNNENSVIRVDLGNAELSGHLVPELGVLKNLQYLELYSNNITGPIPSNLGNLTNLVSLDLYLNSFTGPIPESLGKLSKLRFLRLNNNTLTGSIPMSLTNITTLQVLDLSNNQLSGSVPDNGSFSLFTPISFANNFDLCGPVTSHPCPGSPPFSPPPPFIPPPPVSTPSGYGITGAIAGGVAAGAALLFAAPAIAFAWWRRRKPHDIFFDVPAEEDPEVHLGQLKRFSLRELQVASDGFSNKNILGRGGFGKVYKGRLADGTLVAVKRLKEERTPGGELQFQTEVEMISMAVHRNLLRLRGFCMTPTERLLVYPYMANGSVASCLRERPPSQPPLDWPTRKRIALGSARGLSYLHDHCDPKIIHRDVKAANILLDEDFEAVVGDFGLAKLMDYKDTHVTTAVRGTIGHIAPEYLSTGKSSEKTDVFGYGIMLLELITGQRAFDLARLANDDDVMLLDWVKGLLKEKKLEMLVDPDLQTNYEERELEQVIQVALLCTQGSPMERPKMSEVVRMLEGDGLAERWDEWQKVEILREDVDLSPNLHSDWIVDSTYNLHAVELSGPR; translated from the exons ATGTCGCTTTTATCTTGCTTTCTCTCATCTTACTGCCCAATTACGCCTCTGCTAATCTTGAAGGTTTGTT GTGATGCATTGCATACTTTGAGGGTGACTTTAGTTGATCCCAACAATGTCTTGCAGAGCTGGGATCCTACCCTTGTCAATCCTTGCACTTGGTTCCACGTCACCTGCAACAACGAGAACAGTGTCATTAGAGT AGATTTGGGGAATGCAGAGTTGTCTGGTCATTTAGTTCCAGAGCTTGGTGTGCTCAAGAACTTGCAGTACCT GGAGCTTTACAGTAACAACATAACTGGCCCTATCCCTAGTAATCTCGGAAACCTGACGAACTTGGTGAGCTTGGATCTCTACTTAAACAGCTTCACCGGTCCCATTCCAGAATCATTGGGAAAACTTTCAAAGCTTAGGTTTCT GCGGCTTAACAACAACACTCTCACTGGCTCTATTCCCATGTCACTGACCAATATCACCACCCTTCAAGTCTT GGATCTATCTAATAACCAACTCTCTGGTTCGGTTCCTGACAATGGCTCCTTCTCACTCTTCACGCCCATCAG TTTTGCGAATAACTTTGACCTCTGTGGACCTGTTACAAGTCACCCATGTCCTGGATCTCCCCCGTTCTCTCCTCCGCCGCCTTTTATTCCACCTCCTCCAGTTTCCACCCCGA GTGGGTATGGTATAACTGGAGCAATAGCAGGTGGAGTTGCTGCAGGTGCTGCTTTGCTATTTGCTGCTCCTGCAATAGCCTTTGCTTGGTGGCGTCGAAGAAAGCCACATGATATCTTCTTCGACGTGCCTG CCGAAGAGGATCCAGAGGTTCATCTAGGACAGCTCAAGAGATTTTCTTTGCGGGAGCTACAAGTAGCAAGCGACGGGTTCAGCAACAAGAACATACTGGGAAGAGGCGGGTTCGGGAAAGTCTACAAGGGCCGTTTAGCAGACGGAACTCTCGTTGCCGTCAAGAGACTAAAGGAAGAGCGAACTCCAGGAGGGGAGCTTCAGTTTCAGACAGAAGTAGAGATGATAAGCATGGCGGTTCACAGAAACCTCTTGAGACTAAGAGGTTTCTGCATGACGCCAACAGAGAGGTTGCTCGTCTATCCTTACATGGCCAACGGAAGCGTTGCTTCATGTCTCAGAGAGAGGCCACCGTCACAGCCTCCACTAGATTGGCCAACGCGTAAGAGAATAGCGCTAGGCTCAGCTCGTGGCTTATCTTACTTACACGACCACTGCGACCCTAAGATAATCCACCGCGACGTCAAAGCAGCGAACATTCTACTAGACGAGGACTTCGAAGCTGTAGTTGGCGACTTCGGGCTAGCGAAGCTGATGGACTACAAAGACACTCACGTGACAACAGCGGTCCGTGGCACGATAGGTCACATCGCTCCAGAGTATCTCTCCACAGGAAAGTCCTCGGAGAAAACAGACGTGTTCGGTTACGGCATCATGCTTCTGGAGCTCATCACAGGACAAAGAGCCTTCGATCTCGCTAGGCTAGCTAACGATGATGACGTCATGTTGCTTGACTGG GTGAAAGGGTTGTTGAAGGAGAAGAAGCTAGAGATGTTGGTGGATCCTGACCTTCAGACGAACTATGAGGAGAGGGAGCTGGAACAGGTGATACAAGTGGCGTTACTTTGCACGCAAGGTTCGCCGATGGAGAGACCAAAGATGTCGGAGGTTGTGAGGATGCTGGAAGGAGATGGGCTTGCGGAGAGGTGGGATGAGTGGCAGAAGGTTGAGATATTGAGGGAAGATGTTGATTTGAGTCCTAATCTTCACTCTGATTGGATCGTTGATTCTACTTACAATTTGCACGCTGTTGAGTTGTCTGGTCCCAGGTAA
- the LOC106296659 gene encoding somatic embryogenesis receptor kinase 1 isoform X1: METIHVAFILLSLILLPNYASANLEGDALHTLRVTLVDPNNVLQSWDPTLVNPCTWFHVTCNNENSVIRVDLGNAELSGHLVPELGVLKNLQYLELYSNNITGPIPSNLGNLTNLVSLDLYLNSFTGPIPESLGKLSKLRFLRLNNNTLTGSIPMSLTNITTLQVLDLSNNQLSGSVPDNGSFSLFTPISFANNFDLCGPVTSHPCPGSPPFSPPPPFIPPPPVSTPSGYGITGAIAGGVAAGAALLFAAPAIAFAWWRRRKPHDIFFDVPAEEDPEVHLGQLKRFSLRELQVASDGFSNKNILGRGGFGKVYKGRLADGTLVAVKRLKEERTPGGELQFQTEVEMISMAVHRNLLRLRGFCMTPTERLLVYPYMANGSVASCLRERPPSQPPLDWPTRKRIALGSARGLSYLHDHCDPKIIHRDVKAANILLDEDFEAVVGDFGLAKLMDYKDTHVTTAVRGTIGHIAPEYLSTGKSSEKTDVFGYGIMLLELITGQRAFDLARLANDDDVMLLDWVKGLLKEKKLEMLVDPDLQTNYEERELEQVIQVALLCTQGSPMERPKMSEVVRMLEGDGLAERWDEWQKVEILREDVDLSPNLHSDWIVDSTYNLHAVELSGPR, encoded by the exons ATGGAGACGATTCATGTCGCTTTTATCTTGCTTTCTCTCATCTTACTGCCCAATTACGCCTCTGCTAATCTTGAAG GTGATGCATTGCATACTTTGAGGGTGACTTTAGTTGATCCCAACAATGTCTTGCAGAGCTGGGATCCTACCCTTGTCAATCCTTGCACTTGGTTCCACGTCACCTGCAACAACGAGAACAGTGTCATTAGAGT AGATTTGGGGAATGCAGAGTTGTCTGGTCATTTAGTTCCAGAGCTTGGTGTGCTCAAGAACTTGCAGTACCT GGAGCTTTACAGTAACAACATAACTGGCCCTATCCCTAGTAATCTCGGAAACCTGACGAACTTGGTGAGCTTGGATCTCTACTTAAACAGCTTCACCGGTCCCATTCCAGAATCATTGGGAAAACTTTCAAAGCTTAGGTTTCT GCGGCTTAACAACAACACTCTCACTGGCTCTATTCCCATGTCACTGACCAATATCACCACCCTTCAAGTCTT GGATCTATCTAATAACCAACTCTCTGGTTCGGTTCCTGACAATGGCTCCTTCTCACTCTTCACGCCCATCAG TTTTGCGAATAACTTTGACCTCTGTGGACCTGTTACAAGTCACCCATGTCCTGGATCTCCCCCGTTCTCTCCTCCGCCGCCTTTTATTCCACCTCCTCCAGTTTCCACCCCGA GTGGGTATGGTATAACTGGAGCAATAGCAGGTGGAGTTGCTGCAGGTGCTGCTTTGCTATTTGCTGCTCCTGCAATAGCCTTTGCTTGGTGGCGTCGAAGAAAGCCACATGATATCTTCTTCGACGTGCCTG CCGAAGAGGATCCAGAGGTTCATCTAGGACAGCTCAAGAGATTTTCTTTGCGGGAGCTACAAGTAGCAAGCGACGGGTTCAGCAACAAGAACATACTGGGAAGAGGCGGGTTCGGGAAAGTCTACAAGGGCCGTTTAGCAGACGGAACTCTCGTTGCCGTCAAGAGACTAAAGGAAGAGCGAACTCCAGGAGGGGAGCTTCAGTTTCAGACAGAAGTAGAGATGATAAGCATGGCGGTTCACAGAAACCTCTTGAGACTAAGAGGTTTCTGCATGACGCCAACAGAGAGGTTGCTCGTCTATCCTTACATGGCCAACGGAAGCGTTGCTTCATGTCTCAGAGAGAGGCCACCGTCACAGCCTCCACTAGATTGGCCAACGCGTAAGAGAATAGCGCTAGGCTCAGCTCGTGGCTTATCTTACTTACACGACCACTGCGACCCTAAGATAATCCACCGCGACGTCAAAGCAGCGAACATTCTACTAGACGAGGACTTCGAAGCTGTAGTTGGCGACTTCGGGCTAGCGAAGCTGATGGACTACAAAGACACTCACGTGACAACAGCGGTCCGTGGCACGATAGGTCACATCGCTCCAGAGTATCTCTCCACAGGAAAGTCCTCGGAGAAAACAGACGTGTTCGGTTACGGCATCATGCTTCTGGAGCTCATCACAGGACAAAGAGCCTTCGATCTCGCTAGGCTAGCTAACGATGATGACGTCATGTTGCTTGACTGG GTGAAAGGGTTGTTGAAGGAGAAGAAGCTAGAGATGTTGGTGGATCCTGACCTTCAGACGAACTATGAGGAGAGGGAGCTGGAACAGGTGATACAAGTGGCGTTACTTTGCACGCAAGGTTCGCCGATGGAGAGACCAAAGATGTCGGAGGTTGTGAGGATGCTGGAAGGAGATGGGCTTGCGGAGAGGTGGGATGAGTGGCAGAAGGTTGAGATATTGAGGGAAGATGTTGATTTGAGTCCTAATCTTCACTCTGATTGGATCGTTGATTCTACTTACAATTTGCACGCTGTTGAGTTGTCTGGTCCCAGGTAA